A window of Paraburkholderia sp. ZP32-5 genomic DNA:
TCGCGGATGATCGGCGCGGTACTGCCCACGCTCGAACATGCGATCTACGCCCGCCTTGCCAACGCGCTGGAAACCCAGCTCGCAACGGAAGGCTATTCACTCATCGTGACGACCTCGGGCTTCGACGCACACAAAGAGCTGGAGCAAACTCAACTGATGATCGAGCGCGGCGCGGAAGGCGTGGTGCTCGTCGGCGACGCGCACGAGCGTGCGCTCTACGAGTTCCTGAGCCTGCGCAACGTGCCCTACATCAATACGTATGTCTATACGCCGCAGGCGACTCACCCGTGCGTGGGCTTCGACAATAACCGCACCGCGCGACAGGTCACCGAATATCTGCTGAGCCTGGGTCATACGGAGATCGCGATGCTCACCGGTGTGCGCAAGGACAACGATCGCGTGCGCGCGCGTATCGAAGGCGTCGAGGAAACCTTGAGGGAACACGGTCTCACCATCGCGCAGGAACGCATCATCGAAGGACCTTATTCGATCACGGCGGGACGCAACGGCATGCGCAAACTGTTGAATCTCTCCGTGCGCCCGGAAGCCGTCATTTGCACCAGCGACATTCTTGCGTTCGGCTGTCTGGCCGAATGCATGGCGGCGAAAATCGAAGTGCCGCGCGAGCTGTCCATCACCGGCTTCGACGATCTCGACTTCGCCGCGCATCTGAATCCGCCGCTGACGACGATGCAGGTGCCGGCCGCGGAAATGGGCGCGCAAGCCGGGCGCTTTCTCGTCGACATGCTGGAAGGCGGCTCGCCGCTCGACCGGGTCGAGCTCGAAGCGCGCCTGGTCATTCGCGGCACGACGGGCCAGCCGGCTGCGTCGAAGCCGCGCGGCACCTAAGCTGGTCAGCGGGCCGTCAACTTACTGGCTGGCCCTGCGCACCATCATCGTCGTGGTCTTGCCCATCTGCACGCACTCGCCATGCTGATTGAACACGTCGATTGCGAACACGACGATGCCGCGGTCAGCGCGCTTCGTTTCGCGCCGTGATTCCACGCGCATGGTGGCGGTAATGCGATCGCCGCTCACGACAGCCTTCTTGTAGTCCCACGTCAGCGACAGCGTTGCGACGGCCTGCAAGTGCCACGCGCAGCGCATTTTCATCGCATCGACGAGCGCCACGATCAACAGACCATGCGCGATACGCCGCTCGAAACCGAGCGCGCGCGCTGCTTCGTCATCCGTGTGAACCTCGTAGAAGTCGCCGCCGACGCCCGCGAAGGTGACGATGTTCGCATCGCTGATCGTCGCGCTGCCCAGCGCGATCGAATCGCCGACATCGAGGTCGTCGAAGCAGCGCCCGTTCACGTTCATTTCCTTGCTTACCGCATTCATTGCGCAGTCACCCATTTGAGAATATGCATCGCCACGCCGACCAGCTCGCCATGCTGATTGACGATACGAATCTCGGCCTCGGTGCGGCGGCGTTCGAGATCGGCTGACACGACCGTATAGTCGAGTCGGATCGTGTCGCCCGCGAAAACAGGCTTCAGGAAACGTATGCGGTCATAGCCGAGCGACACGGGCGTCTCGCGATCGCGCACACCGTTCACGCGTTCGACGATGGCCGTCGAACAGGCTGACATATACGCCACCATCAACGCACCGTGCGCGATCACGCGACCATATACGCTGGCCGCCATCGCCTGTTCATCGACGTGGTTCGGCGAACGGTCGCCGCTGATATCCGCGAAGGCGTAGATGGCAGCGGCGCTGACGTGCTTTTCGAGCGACACCGTGTCGCCGATACGCAGATAAAAATCGCTCATCGTCGTGTCCGTTTGCATCAAGCCGATACCGTCGCTTGCGTTGTTTGCGTCGTATGAGCGAGACCACGTCCGGCAACGACGCCGGCATCCGTCAGCGACTGGATCTGATCGCCCTGGTAGCCGAGTTCTTCGAGAATCTGCCGTGTATCGTGGCCGATCTCGATTGCCAGATGACGCACCGCCGGCACTTCGCCGTCGTAACGCAGCGGATGATTGATCAGCGTCGCCTTGCCGCTTTTGATGTCGACCGTTTCGAACACGCGGTTGTGCTTCGCCTGTGCGTCGTCGCGCAAATCGCTGTAGTCATGCACGGGCGCCCACCACATCGCTTTCGCATCGAGCGCGACGGCCAGCGCATCGAGGCTGTAGCGTTGCACCGCCGCGGCCGTGGCGCGCGCGTACGCATCACGCTGTTCGTAAGGATTGCAATCGGCGAGCGCGCGCAAGCCGTCGTCGTCGAGTGCTTCGGCAAATACCGCGGGGCTGTTCAGCGAGATCGCTACCGCGCGATCGTCCGCCGTGCGATAGATGCCATAAGGCGCCTGATGGAACCACGTCGACAGATGCGCGTCGCGCTCGAACACCGCCGCGCTCTTTTCGGCGGTCAGATAGTTGGTAATGGCCTCGGCTTGCAGATCGATGCCCGCATTGAACAGATTTCCCTCGACGCGCGTACCCTCGCCGGTCTTCATCCGCTTCACGTAGGCGCCGAGAATGCCCATCGCGAGCAGTGCGCCGCCGTGCTGGTCGCAGATCGCCGCGCCGACCGCCGTCGCACCGCCGCCCGATGCCGCCACGAGCCCGGTACGCGCCTGAATCATCAGATCCTGACCCGGCTTGTCGCGCATCGGCCCGGACCCGCCAAAGCCGCTCGCCGACGCGTAGATGATGCCGGGCTTGCGCGCCTTCACCGCCTCATAGCCGAGCCCCAGGCGATCCAGCACGCCGGGCCGGAAATTCTCGACCACGGCATCGGCCTGATCGATCAACTTCAACGCGATGTCGCGCCCCTGCTCCGATTTCAGGTCGAGCGCAATCACGCGCTTGTTGCGGTTCGCGCACAGGAAAAAGGCACTGACGTCTTCGATAAACACACCCGCGCCGGACCAGTGCCGCTCGTATGCGCCATCGCGCGCCTCGATCTTGATGACGTCCGCGCCCATGTCGGCGAGATACTGGGTCGACGCCGGCCCTTGCAGATAGTGGCAAAAGCTGACGATGCGCATACCTTCAAGCATTACATTCTCCAGATAGACATAGTTTCGAGGCGGCTCAGCGCGCGGAGCTGGCCGCAAGCGGCAGCGATGAAGCGGCGTGAGCCCGCCGCACGCTGCTCGCCAACGCGACGGCCACGATCAACGCACCGCCCATGAAC
This region includes:
- a CDS encoding LacI family DNA-binding transcriptional regulator, which codes for MAPVSLNDVARAAGCSASTVSRVLRTPHVVRDEVAQRVLAAVRKLGYTPNNAARALRSRRSRMIGAVLPTLEHAIYARLANALETQLATEGYSLIVTTSGFDAHKELEQTQLMIERGAEGVVLVGDAHERALYEFLSLRNVPYINTYVYTPQATHPCVGFDNNRTARQVTEYLLSLGHTEIAMLTGVRKDNDRVRARIEGVEETLREHGLTIAQERIIEGPYSITAGRNGMRKLLNLSVRPEAVICTSDILAFGCLAECMAAKIEVPRELSITGFDDLDFAAHLNPPLTTMQVPAAEMGAQAGRFLVDMLEGGSPLDRVELEARLVIRGTTGQPAASKPRGT
- a CDS encoding MaoC family dehydratase; translated protein: MNAVSKEMNVNGRCFDDLDVGDSIALGSATISDANIVTFAGVGGDFYEVHTDDEAARALGFERRIAHGLLIVALVDAMKMRCAWHLQAVATLSLTWDYKKAVVSGDRITATMRVESRRETKRADRGIVVFAIDVFNQHGECVQMGKTTTMMVRRASQ
- a CDS encoding CaiB/BaiF CoA transferase family protein, which produces MLEGMRIVSFCHYLQGPASTQYLADMGADVIKIEARDGAYERHWSGAGVFIEDVSAFFLCANRNKRVIALDLKSEQGRDIALKLIDQADAVVENFRPGVLDRLGLGYEAVKARKPGIIYASASGFGGSGPMRDKPGQDLMIQARTGLVAASGGGATAVGAAICDQHGGALLAMGILGAYVKRMKTGEGTRVEGNLFNAGIDLQAEAITNYLTAEKSAAVFERDAHLSTWFHQAPYGIYRTADDRAVAISLNSPAVFAEALDDDGLRALADCNPYEQRDAYARATAAAVQRYSLDALAVALDAKAMWWAPVHDYSDLRDDAQAKHNRVFETVDIKSGKATLINHPLRYDGEVPAVRHLAIEIGHDTRQILEELGYQGDQIQSLTDAGVVAGRGLAHTTQTTQATVSA
- a CDS encoding MaoC family dehydratase, producing the protein MSDFYLRIGDTVSLEKHVSAAAIYAFADISGDRSPNHVDEQAMAASVYGRVIAHGALMVAYMSACSTAIVERVNGVRDRETPVSLGYDRIRFLKPVFAGDTIRLDYTVVSADLERRRTEAEIRIVNQHGELVGVAMHILKWVTAQ